Proteins encoded within one genomic window of Gimesia sp.:
- a CDS encoding cold shock domain-containing protein → MAEGTIKRLTDKGFGFIDTGSGKDLFFHSSNVEGVSYDDLYEGQRVSFTEGRGQKGPMAENVKPV, encoded by the coding sequence ATGGCAGAAGGTACAATTAAGAGACTGACGGACAAAGGTTTTGGCTTTATCGACACGGGGAGTGGCAAGGACCTATTCTTCCACTCGTCGAACGTCGAAGGGGTAAGCTACGATGATCTCTATGAAGGACAACGAGTTTCGTTCACGGAAGGACGTGGGCAGAAGGGGCCGATGGCGGAGAACGTCAAGCCGGTCTAA
- a CDS encoding alpha/beta hydrolase codes for MKILFLHGWRSIVGGVKPTHLKQAGYEVLNPALDDDDFEQAVHTAQAEYDKHEPDVIVGSSRGGAVAMNIDSGDTPLVLLCPAWKNWGTAKRLKPNSVILHSHQDDVIPFADSEELVANSDLPTETLCEIGHDHRLADPESLKVMLEACEQLGATK; via the coding sequence ATGAAAATCCTTTTTCTACACGGGTGGCGTAGCATTGTTGGTGGTGTCAAACCAACCCATCTGAAACAAGCTGGTTACGAGGTGTTGAATCCAGCACTCGATGATGATGATTTTGAACAGGCCGTTCACACCGCTCAAGCTGAATACGACAAGCACGAACCAGATGTGATAGTCGGTTCTTCACGTGGCGGTGCAGTCGCTATGAATATAGACAGTGGAGATACACCTCTCGTCTTACTTTGCCCTGCATGGAAGAACTGGGGAACTGCCAAGAGGCTCAAGCCGAACTCGGTAATTTTACATTCACACCAAGACGACGTGATCCCATTCGCCGATTCCGAGGAACTGGTTGCCAACAGCGACCTTCCAACTGAGACGCTCTGTGAGATCGGACATGATCATCGACTTGCTGATCCAGAATCGCTCAAGGTGATGTTGGAGGCGTGTGAGCAGCTGGGAGCCACGAAATGA
- a CDS encoding thermonuclease family protein: MRYITVIVTLLIFGIVFAAPPKVVDTLTGKVIGVTDGDTVKVLVNRQTVKVRLEGIDAPESSQSFETKSKQALSKMVFGKTVTVKKTGEDRYGRTLGIIIVGKVDANAKMIEDGWAWHYKKYNDEKRLAKLELSARKAKRGLWADSNPLAPWDYRARKNRPNNTPATMFWLNTSSNVRHNEKCEYFKNTKRGRICGPNDGKACGRCGG; encoded by the coding sequence ATGCGTTACATCACAGTCATAGTGACTCTGCTCATCTTTGGGATTGTCTTTGCGGCTCCACCGAAGGTTGTTGATACGCTCACTGGAAAAGTGATTGGAGTTACTGATGGGGACACCGTCAAGGTGCTGGTCAACCGCCAGACAGTCAAAGTTCGATTGGAGGGCATTGACGCACCTGAATCGAGCCAGAGCTTTGAGACCAAATCCAAGCAGGCATTGTCCAAGATGGTGTTCGGAAAAACTGTGACGGTCAAGAAGACAGGAGAGGATCGCTACGGTCGCACACTCGGAATCATAATTGTGGGCAAAGTAGACGCCAATGCCAAGATGATTGAAGATGGCTGGGCATGGCATTACAAAAAATATAATGATGAGAAACGTCTGGCTAAATTAGAACTGTCAGCACGTAAGGCAAAGCGTGGTCTGTGGGCTGATTCGAATCCACTTGCTCCGTGGGATTATCGAGCCAGAAAGAATAGACCAAACAATACACCAGCTACAATGTTCTGGTTGAACACCTCTTCCAACGTGCGGCACAACGAAAAATGTGAGTATTTCAAGAACACCAAACGTGGTCGGATTTGTGGACCGAATGATGGAAAGGCATGTGGAAGGTGTGGCGGGTAG
- a CDS encoding AAA domain-containing protein has translation MEEIEEIDEESQFTQASFPIELNLPAAVDQLLDDASRAIRREFRDSAKWKRLRCRSVDVVTESESGTVFELEIGHSVEFDWTWEGAVAFRPLLLREFEDDQSTLFDNGSLDPDIDDSILWSGEVLEVDETTGRIFIVVSDPEHPPRRGSFYVRPFEFLAFLDSVYNEPAFVSLRRQLSPRLAASAGNIHPDVSNPANFGLDELRSWWQKSWSILWGPPGTGKTYTTGQQVAQVLEDRSERILVVSTTNKATDAVAQSIGRAARQAGIDLEEGELLRIGKGASFKQYEAETLTDLLRGTETEYLEEIENLAIELARTESPENKALIRKQIKEIREEMLDAAQRNFLDADVRVVVGTAFKATTFLNRDEVKEDLERGYSPFTTIFIDEAGLLSRVTVAALSLLASRRVVLVGDSKQLAPISRISRILEPAQGNWLAQSGLSHLDHIDNKIDGVHVLQEQRRMHPDVCDVVSNFQYDGFLKTADDVANRDYVLPDLLKDQPRAIWYVLDDDIDDIPSIRAERGPGNRSWIRTATPKLLKKLFADPTLQSANGLYISPFKAQAKKIHSFFAKNELTSWLASTVHSQQGSEADIVIFDSVNAGSYGWGYNEWKRLVNVALSRSRESIILLSSRAEMDEPYLRPLLKKLSPRILKKNGSKLSWEEVPAKTDFKLDATQVSDNSLSLGNQLSKRKELRPVLSQEQERLCGLGLDGKPRLVRGVAGSGKTVVLAHWLMQTVQSLVDKPNVRIWAVFANRSLQSLIGSSIESAWDKATEGKSFPWDRVELHHIKEILEGMLPDVGLRINSFQFEYDQAAEAYLKRKDIDEITPRCDALFIDEAQDMGPNTLKLLSAIVKRSDENDENSRSINIFYDNAQNIYGRSTPKWSDFGLDMRGRSTVMKESFRSTRPITEFALNVLYSLQPPETNPDHKELLSRGLIERSSRCGNEWWNVRFNQVDGPKPEFRRFASLDQEFDAIGKYCRELIVDQGVQPSDICLIYNGNNIPNWLKKKTMPHLEGLGVELSVQKNKPFERSNNMLLATTSHSFKGYDSEIVIVPGVDQYKAKDKGVLANNLYVAMTRARSVLTLFSQSMKDQDAKRLYEVLEDCLANLEESPDVDSQISPQDDFVELLDCIGSEHRKWLSGIWNNYGIRQEPLSTKNGEIIADPLFRFKVDGQNYACFGKDLPRKRIIRKLEDFKIIVVQPGEEIAADI, from the coding sequence GTGGAAGAAATAGAGGAAATTGACGAAGAATCACAGTTCACACAAGCCAGTTTTCCCATTGAACTAAATTTACCTGCTGCTGTCGACCAGCTCCTCGATGATGCAAGCAGAGCAATTCGCAGGGAATTTAGAGATTCAGCAAAGTGGAAAAGGTTAAGATGCCGTAGTGTCGATGTTGTCACCGAATCTGAATCAGGAACAGTTTTCGAATTGGAAATTGGTCACTCTGTCGAATTTGACTGGACTTGGGAGGGGGCTGTCGCATTTCGCCCTTTGCTACTTCGTGAATTTGAAGACGATCAATCCACCTTGTTTGATAATGGCTCACTCGATCCCGACATTGACGATTCCATTCTCTGGTCTGGGGAAGTTTTAGAAGTCGATGAAACAACTGGCAGAATTTTCATTGTTGTTTCTGATCCTGAGCATCCTCCGAGACGTGGCTCTTTTTACGTAAGACCTTTCGAGTTCCTAGCGTTTTTGGATTCTGTCTACAATGAACCTGCATTTGTGTCACTGAGGCGTCAATTATCACCAAGATTGGCTGCTTCTGCTGGTAATATCCATCCAGATGTATCCAATCCAGCAAATTTTGGGTTAGACGAACTTCGGTCATGGTGGCAAAAATCATGGAGTATTCTCTGGGGGCCTCCCGGAACAGGCAAAACTTATACTACTGGTCAGCAGGTTGCTCAGGTTCTGGAAGATCGATCAGAGCGTATTCTGGTCGTATCTACTACAAATAAAGCGACGGACGCAGTCGCACAATCTATTGGTCGAGCAGCACGTCAGGCAGGAATTGATTTGGAAGAGGGTGAATTACTTCGAATTGGAAAGGGAGCATCTTTTAAACAATACGAAGCAGAGACTCTCACTGATTTATTGCGTGGTACAGAAACTGAATACCTTGAAGAAATAGAAAACCTAGCAATTGAACTTGCCAGAACTGAGTCCCCTGAAAACAAAGCTTTGATTCGCAAACAGATCAAAGAAATCCGAGAAGAAATGCTGGACGCTGCTCAGAGAAACTTTCTAGATGCAGATGTAAGAGTCGTTGTTGGTACCGCATTTAAGGCTACTACATTTCTAAATCGTGATGAGGTTAAGGAAGATTTAGAGCGGGGATATTCTCCATTCACAACGATATTCATCGATGAAGCAGGATTGTTATCAAGAGTTACAGTAGCTGCACTTTCATTACTAGCCAGCCGCCGAGTTGTATTGGTAGGTGATTCGAAACAGCTTGCTCCAATCAGTCGGATCAGTCGAATTCTTGAACCAGCTCAAGGAAACTGGTTAGCACAGAGTGGATTAAGCCATCTTGATCATATTGATAATAAGATCGATGGAGTTCATGTTCTTCAAGAGCAAAGGAGGATGCATCCTGATGTCTGTGATGTTGTCTCGAATTTTCAATATGACGGATTTTTGAAGACTGCTGATGATGTTGCCAATAGAGATTATGTATTACCAGATCTTTTAAAAGATCAGCCCAGAGCGATTTGGTATGTTCTGGATGATGATATCGATGATATACCATCAATTCGAGCAGAAAGAGGACCGGGAAATCGAAGTTGGATTAGGACAGCAACTCCTAAACTCTTAAAAAAACTATTTGCTGATCCGACATTGCAATCTGCAAATGGGCTTTATATCTCACCGTTCAAAGCTCAGGCAAAAAAGATCCATTCCTTTTTCGCAAAGAATGAACTTACATCGTGGCTGGCATCGACCGTCCATAGTCAGCAGGGATCTGAGGCAGATATTGTTATTTTTGATTCTGTAAATGCTGGCAGTTATGGCTGGGGATACAACGAATGGAAGCGATTAGTCAATGTCGCCCTAAGTCGTTCACGTGAGTCAATCATTCTATTATCCAGTCGTGCAGAAATGGATGAGCCATATCTGAGACCACTATTAAAGAAACTTTCACCACGTATACTCAAAAAGAATGGCTCAAAATTATCTTGGGAAGAAGTACCAGCGAAAACCGACTTTAAATTAGATGCTACTCAAGTATCAGATAACTCATTATCGCTTGGCAATCAATTATCAAAACGCAAAGAGCTTCGACCAGTATTGTCTCAGGAACAAGAACGCCTGTGTGGACTTGGACTTGATGGAAAACCACGTCTAGTTCGTGGTGTGGCAGGTAGTGGAAAGACGGTTGTACTTGCCCACTGGTTGATGCAAACAGTTCAGTCTTTAGTCGATAAACCAAATGTGCGTATATGGGCAGTTTTTGCGAACCGGTCACTGCAGTCTTTAATCGGAAGCTCAATTGAATCGGCGTGGGACAAGGCAACAGAAGGGAAGTCTTTTCCTTGGGACCGAGTTGAATTACACCACATCAAAGAAATTTTAGAAGGCATGCTGCCTGATGTTGGATTAAGAATCAATAGCTTTCAGTTTGAGTATGACCAAGCTGCTGAAGCCTATCTTAAACGAAAAGACATTGATGAGATTACACCACGCTGCGATGCTTTATTCATTGATGAAGCCCAAGACATGGGACCAAACACGTTAAAACTACTTTCAGCGATTGTGAAGCGATCCGATGAAAATGATGAAAACAGTAGATCCATAAATATTTTTTATGACAACGCACAGAATATTTATGGTAGATCTACTCCGAAATGGTCCGATTTTGGATTAGACATGCGTGGACGCTCCACTGTAATGAAGGAAAGCTTTCGTAGCACACGTCCGATTACCGAATTCGCTCTAAATGTCTTGTACAGCCTGCAACCACCAGAGACAAACCCGGATCACAAAGAACTCCTTTCACGTGGGCTTATAGAACGTTCCTCTCGTTGCGGAAATGAGTGGTGGAATGTCAGATTTAATCAGGTAGATGGTCCTAAACCCGAATTTCGCAGATTTGCCAGTCTTGATCAGGAATTTGACGCAATTGGAAAGTACTGCCGGGAACTAATTGTAGATCAAGGAGTACAGCCATCAGATATTTGCCTGATCTATAACGGCAATAATATCCCGAACTGGCTCAAGAAGAAGACGATGCCACATCTTGAGGGGTTAGGGGTTGAGTTATCAGTTCAAAAGAATAAACCGTTTGAACGAAGTAACAATATGCTGTTGGCAACCACATCACATTCCTTCAAAGGCTACGACTCTGAGATTGTGATTGTACCCGGTGTGGATCAATACAAGGCTAAGGACAAGGGGGTACTTGCTAATAATCTTTATGTTGCGATGACGAGGGCAAGATCTGTTCTGACGCTATTTTCGCAATCGATGAAGGATCAAGATGCAAAACGATTATACGAAGTCCTTGAGGATTGTCTGGCAAATCTAGAAGAGTCTCCTGATGTGGATTCTCAAATTAGTCCACAGGATGATTTCGTAGAGCTACTTGATTGTATTGGCTCTGAGCATCGTAAATGGTTAAGTGGAATCTGGAATAATTATGGGATCAGGCAGGAACCATTGAGTACTAAAAATGGTGAAATCATCGCCGACCCGCTCTTTCGTTTTAAAGTCGATGGTCAGAATTACGCCTGTTTCGGGAAAGATCTTCCAAGGAAACGAATTATACGAAAGCTAGAAGACTTTAAAATAATAGTTGTGCAACCGGGTGAAGAGATCGCAGCCGACATTTAA